One window of the Babesia bovis T2Bo chromosome 2, whole genome shotgun sequence genome contains the following:
- a CDS encoding Translation initiation factor SUI1 family protein produces the protein MFKRAELGNVCLVGAKDRKLLRSKLERSFSLDAVQTECLIPSKAALSSAKLSGTRHVVYMCGSDPWLVQLQDGRLFPTINALWTCPTVLPVLRIPKPVLSFIMRGAHLMVPGVINWPCEIPVGTITAVVIDGSPYPVAVGICENMFDASGKVRTNGRALEVLHYYGDDLWKLTSKPFPGFDDLSGNSPDATGADNDQSVVADSTIPNPSEPTDDSSNDLVQAMENTTIIGSAPESVSSGTHGDTEQDLGFTSQDTLQEDIASEAKTVSYERLDIPVKLVDHALRLCFLQTLHGLSDSQLPMEISALYSEMSVSSSKLLAVPGFIRALRDVDDFNIPIDKSAQLISYRNSSFKKLIKMFQTWSKEGLILMKDIRGTGVVVNINRGHTVYVQFKPWQLPQNKEPSVSKVEKVKVKRYVAFSSSQRKMLAEKGVQVDKEPMPLDMFKKLIIEHVSSEGPVILQHVNDAVQYHQITHGENESPIKKGAALPVSVLVEPRGNRKHVTTVKGLFTYLFDLDESQVAEILRRKFASSVSVNDGIVIIQGNVPIERELVDCFGMSPQQIKITRRG, from the exons ATG TTTAAACGTGCCGAATTAGGCAATGTGTGCTTGGTTGGAGCCAAGGATCGCAAGTTATTGAGGTCCAAGTTAGAGCGATCGTTTTCGTTGGACGCGGTGCAAACTGAGTGCCTAATTCCATCGAAGGCCGCTTTAAGTTCTGCTAAACTTTCGGGTACTCGCCATGTTGTCTATATGTGTGGTTCCGACCCCTGGTTGGTCCAACTCCAGGATGGTCGATTGTTCCCTACG ATAAACGCCTTATGGACATGTCCGACGGTACTTCCAGTTTTGCGCATACCGAAGCCTGTACTTAGCTTTATTATGCGAGGTGCTCATCTTATGGTCCCTGGTGTGATTAATTGGCCTTGTGAGATTCCTGTTGGTACCATAACTGCCGTAGTCATTGATGGATCTCC ATATCCGGTTGCTGTTGGTATTTGTGAAAATATGTTTGATGCATCTGGCAAGGTGCGAACCAATGGCCGAGCATTAGAGGTATTGCATTATTATGGCGATGATCTTTG gAAGCTAACATCTAAGCCATTTCCTGGCTTCGATGATTTATCAGGGAACAGCCCTGATGCTACTGGCGCCGACAACGACCAGTCCGTTGTCGCTGATTCTACTATTCCTAACCCATCCGAGCCAACAGATGATTCCAGTAATGATCTCGTGCAAGCCATGGAGAATACTACTATTATCGGTTCTGCGCCTGAAAGCGTTTCTAGTGGTACCCATGGTGATACCGAGCAAGATTTGGGCTTTACCAGCCAAGATACGTTACAGGAAGATATAGCGTCTGAGGCAAAAACAGTGTCATATGAGCGGTTGGACATTCCTGTGAAGCTGGTTGACCACGCCCTAAGATTATGTTTTTTACAGACCTTGCATGGTCTCAGTGATTCCCAACTTCCTATGGAGATCAGTGCATTATATTCCGAGATGTCGGTGAGCAGCTCTAAGCTTCTGGCAGTGCCAGGTTTTATTAGGGCTCTACGAGATGTAGATGATTTTAACATCCCAATTGATAAGTCTGCGCAGCTGATATCATACCGTAATTCATCTTTTAAAAAGCTGATCAAGATGTTCCAAACATGGTCTAAGGAGGGCCTTATATTGATGAAGGATATTCGTGGCACTGGTGTTGTGGTTAATATAAACAGGGGACACACTGTGTATGTCCAGTTCAAACCATGGCAACTTCCGCAGAACAAGGAGCCTTCAGTTTCCAAGGTCGAAAAGGTCAAGGTCAAACGTTACGTTGCATTTTCATCATCTCAGCGTAAAATGCTCGCTGAAAAGGGCGTCCAGGTTGACAAGGAGCCGATGCCATTGGACATGTTTAAAAAGCTAATAATTGAACACGTTAGTTCCGAGGGCCCCGTTATTCTTCAACACGTCAATGATGCTGTACAATATCACCAGATTACACACGGTGAGAATGAATCTCCAATAAAGAAGGGCGCGGCACTTCCGGTGTCCGTCTTAGTTGAACCTCGTGGCAACCGTAAGCATGTAACTACAGTCAAAGGACTGTTTACATATCTCTTTGATTTGGATGAATCTCAGGTTGCCGAAATATTAAGGCGTAAATTCGCAAGCTCTGTATCAGTTAACGACGGGATAGTCATAATACAG GGGAATGTTCCCATAGAAAGGGAGTTAGTGGACTGCTTCGGTATGTCACCGCAGCAAATAAAAATCACCCGTCGGGGTTAG
- a CDS encoding cAMP-dependent protein kinase regulatory subunit family protein produces the protein MSTDDIDAISAEAIRFARARNRVSISAEVFGAYNNPDLFVAPVHEKTPEQATRIKETVLKCFLFSSVDAKDIDTLVKAFESSDVSAGTKVIQQGDPGDKLYLIESGTARFTKTSAATEQVHDLGTAGEGGCFGELALMYNAPRACSVVAETDMKLWSLDRSTFNHIVRNAVIKKREKYDSLLQSVALLSNLDPYDRCRLADALTEKTFVDEDIIVEGDKGTSVFMILEGNAEAYCQGKLVKSYSEGGYFGEIALIAQTPRASTVKAKGKCVVAELERESCVTLLGPMEECFRDNLKEYQKVLAELNIENKNLESVKI, from the exons ATGAGTACTGACGATATTGACGCCATCTCTGCCGAG GCAATTCGCTTCGCAAGAGCGCGTAATCGTGTATCTATCTCTGCAGAAGTGTTTGGTGCGTATAATAATCCTGATCTTTTCGTAGCGCCA GTCCATGAGAAGACGCCAGAACAAGCCACACGCATCAAGGAAACTGTGCTAAAATGCTTCCTGTTTTCTTCTGTTGACGCCAAGGATATTGATACCCTTGTGAAGGCGTTTGAATCAAGTGACGTTAG TGCGGGGACCAAGGTTATCCAGCAAGGAGATCCCGGTGACAAGCTTTATTTGATTGAATCAGGTACTGCACGCTTTACTAAGACATCG GCCGCAACAGAGCAAGTTCACGACCTAGGTACGGCCGGTGAGGGTGGATGCTTCGGAGAGCTGGCATTAAT GTACAATGCTCCAAGAGCTTGTTCCGTGGTTGCTGAAACCGACATGAAACTATGGAGTCTTGATCGCTCTACCTTCAATCACATTGTGAGGAATGCCGTAATCAAGAAGCGTGAGAAATACGATAGCTTGTTGCAAAGTGTAGCTTTATTGAGCAATTTGGATCCTTATGATCGCTGTCGTTTGGCCGATGCACTTACTGAGAAAACGTTTGTTGATGAGGATATCATCGTAGAAGGAGACAAAGGAACAAGCGTGTTCATGATACTCGAAGGAAATGCTGAAGCTTATTGCCAAGGCAAATTGGTTAAATCATACTCAGAAG GTGGCTACTTCGGGGAAATTGCCCTGATTGCACAGACTCCAAGGGCAAGCACAGTCAAGGCTAAGGGCAAGTGTGTAGTAGCAGAGTTGGAACGTGAGAGCTGTGTTACTTTGCTGGGACCAATGGAGGAATGCTTCCGTGACAATCTCAAGGAGTACCAAAAGGTATTGGCAGAGCTCAACATTGAAAACAAGAACCTAGAGTCAGTCAAAATCTAA
- a CDS encoding Sec63 Brl domain family protein has protein sequence MSQFHDTFTRASRTDPLLSYDDFASRVFTSGFLSCFLIPITIYCIYHWSAPRRNSVDKKYKLRDSHVEHKSSPCFHCQCSECRTRRERERSRRFKLEDYMNTRRILQILLLAFFWYLLFYLIKGIDTSKNIKKFDPFEFLGLSVGATKKEIQKAYRHMSLRFHPDRNPNDPEAAAHFIMITKAYKTLTNDKFRQNYERYGNPDGPGMMKVGIGLPRFLVDVDNQVLILSLFFLVLLVVIPGIFLYFYRKQKLYTSIGVRLETLQLIYYTISEGTRQKALPEIYACSTECASTPATSDDEELLRKFVHDAGDVKRKNVTKEALRNFIILLCHMNRREHLSPKLQAVKAEILKYSVLLTQCMLDVALCRRWLLTAKSIIDFRRCLIQGITGKRDAFLQVPHIDDECVGHIQRSKAGGKTFGEYVALPLDAKRGLVGMTESQLSDVTAFCEYFPQIDLKVDVYVNDANDICVGDVITFEVNITRLNMPENCTVVGPVHAPHFPWVKYEEWLVMINYGENDDKILAFSTCTSRGRVITEKISVLAENVGMHSVLVTAMSDSYFGCDKSTRVEFMVNMANDALDFKIHPDDIALDNEPSAIGKMIGDLLRQEDSEDEEEVIDD, from the exons ATGTCGCAATTTCACGACACTTTCACGCGCGCTAGCCGTACGGACCCTTTGTTGTCCTACGATGACTTCGCGTCGCGCGTTTTTACCAGCGGATTTCTTTCATGCTTCCTGATTcctattactatatactgtatataccactgGAGCGCTCCGAGGCGCAATTCTGTGGACAAAAAGTACAAACTCAGAGATAGTCATGTCGAACACAAATCATCTCCGTGTTTTCACTGCCAATGTTCGGAATGCCGTACACGCAGAGAACGCGAAAGGAGCCGCAGGTTCAAGTTGGAAGACTATATGAACACTAGAAGAATACTACAAATATTGCTACTCGCTTTTTTCTGGTACCTATTGTTCTACTTGATTAAAG GCATTGACACCTCAAAGAACATTAAGAAGTTTGATCCTTTCGAGTTTCTCGGCCTCAGCGTAGGTGCAACGAAGaaggaaatacaaaagGCATACCGTCATATGTCCTTGAGGTTCCACCCAGATCGTAACCCAAATGACCCAGAAGCCGCTGCTCATTTTATTATGATCACGAAGGCGTACAAAACGTTGACAAATGATAAATTCAGACAAAATTACGAGCGTTACGGTAACCCTGATGGGCCAGGAATGATGAAAGTTGGTATCGGTCTTCCAAGGTTTTTGGTCGATGTAGACAACCAGGTGCTCATACTATCACTGTTTTTTCTGGTGCTCCTCGTCGTCATTCCTGGTATATTCTTGTACTTCTATCGCAAACAAAAGCTTTACACATCTATCGGTGTCCGTCTGGAGACTTTGCAACTAATTTACTATACCATCTCCGAGGGGACGCGGCAAAAGGCTCTACCAGAGATTTATGCGTGCTCCACCGAATGTGCTTCAACTCCTGCCACGTCCGATGATGAAGAGCTATTACGTAAATTTGTTCATGATGCTGGTGATGTCAAGCGCAAGAATGTGACAAAGGAAGCGTTACGTAACTTTATCATATTACTGTGTCACATGAATCGACGTGAACATCTATCGCCTAAGCTTCAAGCTGTTAAAGCggaaatattaaaatacaGCGTCTTGTTGACACAGTGTATGTTAGATGTTGCTTTGTGCCGTCGTTGGCTACTCACTGCCAAATCAATCATCGACTTTAGACGATGTCTCATTCAGGGTATCACCGGGAAACGTGACGCCTTTTTGCAAGTACCGCACATAGACGACGAATGTGTCGGACACATTCAGCGCAGCAAAGCCGGTGGAAAGACATTTGGCGAATATGTTGCATTGCCCCTGGACGCCAAACGTGGCTTAGTGGGAATGACCGAAAGTCAACTCAGCGATGTGACAGCATTCTGTGAATATTTCCCACAGATTGACCTCAAAGTTGATGTATACGTTAACGACGCTAATGACATATGCGTTGGAGACGTCATCACATTCGAAGTAAACATTACCCGGCTAAATATGCCGGAGAATTGCACTGTCGTTGGCCCAGTACATGCCCCTCACTTCCCATGGGTTAAGTACGAAGAATGGCTTGTAATGATTAATTATGGTGAGAACGACGATAAAATATTGGCATTCAGCACTTGTACTTCTCGTGGACGTGTGATCACCGAGAAAATATCGGTTTTGGCGGAAAACGTAGGTATGCACTCAGTATTGGTCACCGCTATGTCGGACAGCTATTTCGGCTGTGACAAAAGTACCCGTGTAGAATTTATGGTCAATATGGCAAATGATGCACTTGATTTCAAAATACATCCCGATGATATCGCCCTTGACAATGAGCCTTCGGCTATTGGCAAGATGATCGGGGACCTTCTGCGACAAGAAGATAGcgaagatgaagaagaagttATAGACGATTGA
- a CDS encoding Organic solute transporter Ostalpha family protein, producing the protein MTLQGFMDSLGCLVLLWTTMSISVGMSVYLLLQHLLHYNNHRLQSYVVRIIVFMPIYGILTFLLYLFPRFVDILEMMRNIWEGLLIHSFLCLMMEYCGGESNCGEVITRDPAVIKHFWPINRIKAFSLSDDIPLNVGFVKRCRMGTMQYAFIRPSLAILSIIYRMIGIEDSLIVRLINWLSINVSVYLALYALGLFYVATRNHPGLANANCLIKCISLKMMVVFTFYQGCILSWFTTMEQHAAEEFNTVLVLLELPFFAFLLMQGYPVSEFMPVLDGALESGTAQTDVEAPPSTNEVSVTTETMAPFVLDERFLKVCSTIGINTDDVKTAITPEGREKILNNAGMALNMIDLISDAYHNYSDKYRQHSLLPQTNADDVETSVKAKAPEEKDDNFVENFAEFEKDSTKRTLEEKANTLDKLQFL; encoded by the coding sequence ATGACGCTGCAGGGATTCATGGATTCCCTGGGCTGTTTGGTTCTGTTGTGGACCACCATGTCAATCAGCGTCGGGATGTCAGTCTATTTACTGCTACAACACCTGCTGCATTATAATAACCATCGCCTCCAATCATATGTCGTGAGGATAATCGTTTTTATGCCTATATATGGCATCTTgacatttttgttatatttgttCCCTCGCTTTGTCGACATTTTGGAAATGATGCGCAACATTTGGGAAGGTCTGTTAATCCATTCCTTTTTGTGTCTTATGATGGAATACTGCGGCGGTGAAAGCAACTGCGGTGAAGTGATAACTCGGGACCCTGCTGTTATAAAGCACTTTTGGCCCATTAATAGGATTAAAGCGTTTTCACTATCGGACGACATACCGCTTAACGTTGGTTTCGTAAAACGATGTAGGATGGGCACTATGCAGTATGCCTTCATCAGGCCTTCTTTAGCTATCCTATCTATAATATACCGTATGATTGGTATCGAGGATAGCCTTATCGTACGTCTGATCAATTGGCTATCTATTAACGTGAGCGTATATCTTGCGCTGTATGCGTTAGGTCTTTTCTACGTTGCCACTAGAAACCACCCCGGCTTAGCTAATGCTAACTGCTTGATAAAGTGCATATCCCTTAAGATGATGGTTGTTTTCACATTTTACCAGGGCTGCATTTTATCATGGTTCACTACAATGGAACAACATGCGGCTGAAGAGTTTAATACTGTTCTCGTGCTCCTGGAGCTGCCATTCTTTGCTTTCTTGCTGATGCAGGGCTACCCGGTATCGGAGTTTATGCCAGTTTTAGACGGTGCTTTGGAATCAGGCACTGCGCAAACAGATGTGGAAGCCCCTCCTTCTACAAACGAGGTCTCTGTAACTACAGAAACCATGGCTCCATTTGTACTTGATGAAAGATTTCTCAAAGTTTGCTCGACTATTGGTATTAACACAGATGACGTTAAGACAGCTATAACCCCTGAAGGTCGGGAGAAGATTCTTAACAATGCAGGCATGGCGCTGAACATGATTGATTTGATCAGCGATGCTTATCACAACTACAGCGACAAATATCGCCAGCACAGCTTACTGCCTCAAACAAACGCAGATGATGTAGAAACCTCTGTTAAGGCCAAAGCGCCTGAAGAGAAGGACGATAATTTTGTCGAGAACTTTGCTGAGTTTGAAAAGGATAGCACCAAAAGAACTTTGGAAGAGAAGGCGAATACACTAGACAAGTTACAATTCCTGTAG
- a CDS encoding ubiquitin carboxyl-terminal hydrolase family protein encodes MSTDNNKTFNVKWLRHFSRVTPFILYNDAKDSLLVCVANVLFLRRKIQVNQGTETITLQEIINLVAPLVKRVESEWTIETLRSMEKGTKIECPLNAMTVSINQDMMKLLGLLSINLFHGCIAGTRYKSIENFTFDDLRYHMMLHGRGQQMEGVRFEDAEATAADAFMKKYPNRVTEKGLQMIKAEFRSQENCFHAVYHQNRFQTLTYNDENLYVLMADVIYKSHGCFWEQYDTPAYMDDRFKPYSLAADQVKVITPAGTPRGNEEGVKPIQSRPLEPKVQLVNEAKQLEKPKMEESPPVVPELRIDINEAGKSSSVMNNTAETGINKLDNKGNEEHEPLRIQQTVEENHVNQAGATLMKMMPELAAQNEPAKPNIPAHPGPAISLSIEQPEEPPKIPRRTNEFSQAGSASLLRKNKEQNGQKKSGKCGCQRLRLNDLMEALRGRR; translated from the exons ATGTCGACCGATAACAACAAGACGTTTAACGTCAAGTGGCTGCGCCACTTTTCACGTGTAACCCCCTTCATACTCTACAATGATGCGAAGGACTCTCTTCTTGTCTGTGTTGCGAATGTCTTGTTCCTTAGGCGCAAGATACAGGTTAACCAAGGCACAGAAACTATTACGTTGCAGGAAATTATAAACCTAGTGGCACCATTGGTTAAACGCGTCGAATCTGAATGG ACAATCGAGACTTTACGCAGTATGGAAAAGGGCACTAAAATTGAATGCCCTCTAAATGCTATGACTGTATCTATAAATCAAGATATGATGAAATTGCTGGGCCTTTTGTCAATCAATTTGTTCCACGGTTGCATTGCTGGTACTCGTTACAAGAGTATTGAGAACTTTACTTTCGACGACCTGCGCTACCACATGATGCTACACGGAAGAGGTCAGCAAATGGAAGGTGTTCGTTTTGAGGACGCTGAGGCTACTGCTGCGGATGCGTTCATGAAGAAATACCCAAATAGAGTTACAGAGAAGGGATTACAAATGATCAAGGCAGAGTTCCGCTCACAGGAAAATTGCTTCCACGCTGTATACCACCAAAACCGCTTCCAAACATTGACGTACAATGATGAAAACTTGTATGTGCTCATGGctgatgttatatacaaatcCCACGGTTGCTTCTGGGAGCAATACGACACTCCTGCATATATGGACGACAGGTTCAAACCATACTCGCTAGCTGCGGATCAGGTGAAAGTAATAACTCCAGCAGGTACGCCAAGGGGGAATGAAGAAGGTGTAAAACCCATTCAAAGTCGTCCCTTAGAGCCAAAGGTTCAACTAGTTAACGAGGCAAAGCAACTGGAGAAACCCAAAATGGAGGAATCCCCTCCCGTGGTACCCGAACTACGTATTGACATAAATGAAGCAGGAAAATCAAGTTCTGTGATGAACAATACTGCCGAAACTGGTATTAATAAATTAGACAACAAGGGCAATGAAGAGCATGAACCACTTAGGATACAACAAACTGTTGAAGAAAATCACGTTAACCAGGCTGGAGCTACTCTCATGAAGATGATGCCTGAATTAGCCGCTCAAAACGAGCCAGCAAAACCCAATATCCCAGCACACCCTGGGCCAGCCATATCCTTGTCCATAGAACAACCTGAAGAACCACCAAAGATACCACGGAGGACCAATGAATTTAGTCAAGCTGGATCCGCAAGTCTATTGCGTAAAAATAAAGAACAAAATGGACAGAAAAAGAGTGGTAAATGTGGTTGCCAGCGATTGAGACTTAATGACCTTATGGAAGCCCTTCGTGGAAGACGGTAA